The DNA segment ACCGCCTGAGCCGGTGAGCGCGTAGCGTTGGGTCATGCTCACCCCGCCCGTCACGAAGAAGCGCCCGGTCACCCGCGAACACCACGGCGACGTGTTCGTCGACGACTACGAGTGGCTGCGTGAGAAGGACGACCCCGAGGTCGTCGCGCATCTGCACGAGGAGAACGCCTACACGAAGGCCCGTACCGAGCACTTGACGGTCCTCACCGAGCAGGTCTTCGAAGAGATCAAGGCGCGCACGAAAGAGACCGACCTCTCGGTGCCGACGCGCGAGGGCGACTGGTGGTACTTCTCGCGCACGGTCGAGGGGTCGGAGTACGGCATCCACTGCCGGGTCCCCGCGGCGGGCCCCGACGACTGGGAGCCCCCGGTGACGGATGTCTCCGACTCGCCGCTTCCCGGCGAGCAGGTGCTCCTCGACGAGAACCTCGAAGCCGAGGGCCACGAGTTCTTCTCGCTCGGCAGCTTCGACGTGTCGGGCGACGGCACGACGCTCCTCTACGGCGTCGACGTCGACGGCGACGAGCGCTACAGACTGCGCCTGCGCGCGCTCGACGGCTCGGGCCGCGTCTACGACGACGTCATCGAAGACACCGCCGCGGGCGCGACCTTCGACCCCACCGGACGCTACGTCTACTACGCGACGGTCGACGAAGCCTGGCGCCCCGACACGATCTGGCGGCACGAGGTCGGCACCGAGGCATCCGCCGACGTCCAGGTCTTCACCGACCCCGACGAGCGGTTCTGGCTCGGCGTCGGCCTCACGCGCAGCCGCAAGTACGTCGTCATCGAAGCGGGCTCGAACATCACGAGCGAGACGTGGCTGCTCGACGCCGACGACCCGATGGGCGAGTTCACGGTCGTGTGGCCGCGCAAGGACGGCGTCGAATACGACGTCGAGCACGTCGTCGCGGGCGGCAAGGACCGCTTGCTCATCACCCACAACGACGGCGCCGTGAACTTCGAGCTCGTGTCGGTCGCCGCTTCAGACCCGCAGGGGCCGCGGCGGATGCTCCTCCCCCACTCCGAGGAGATGCGCATCGAGGGCGTCGACGCGTTCCGCGACTTCGTCGCGCTCGAGTACCGTCGCGACGGGCTGCCGCGCGTCGCCGTCGCCAAGGTGCCCCCGCAGGGTCTGCCGGCCGACGCGACGCCCGACGACACCCTGCACGAACTCGTCTTCGACGAGGCGCTCTCGGCCGCGGGGCTCTCGGGGAACCCTTCGTGGGAGCAACCCCTCCTCCGCATCGGGTACGGCAGCTTCGTGACGCCGTCGACCGTCATCGACGTCGTCGTCGAGACGGGCGAGCGCATCGTCCGCAAGCAGCAGCCCGTGCTCGGCGACTACGACCCGACGGCATACACCCAGCGCAGGGACTGGGCCGAGGCATCCGACGGCGCCCTCGTGCCGATCTCCCTCGTCTACCGCACCGACCTCGTCGAGCCGGGCACGCCCGCGCCGACCCTGCTCTACGGCTACGGGTCGTACGAGTACTCGATCGACCCGGGCTTCTCGATCGCGCGCCTCTCCCTCCTCGACCGCGGCATCGTCTTCGCCGTCGCGCACGTGCGCGGCGGCGGCGAGCTCGGCAGGCTCTGGTACGAGCACGGCAAGAAGCTCGAGAAGAAGCACACGTTCAGCGACTTCGTCGCGGTCGCGAGGCACCTGGTCGACACGGATGTCACTGCGCCCGACCGGCTCGTCGCGCAGGGCGGATCGGCCGGCGGCCTCTTGATGGGAGCGGTCGCGAATCTCGCGCCGAAGCTCTTCAGCGGCATCCTCGCCGAAGTGCCGTTCGTCGACGCGCTCACGTCGATCCTCGACCCCGACCTGCCGCTCACCGTCATCGAGTGGGACGAGTGGGGCAACCCCCTCGACGACCCCGAGGTGTACGCCTACATGAAGTCGTACTCACCGTACGAGAACGTGCACGACGGACACCACGGCAGCTCGTACCCGCCGATCCTCGCCGTGACCTCGCTCAACGACACGCGCGTGCTCTACGTCGAGCCCGCGAAGTGGGTCGCGAAGCTCCGCGAGTGCGGCGCCGACGCCCTGCTCAAGATCGAGATGGCGGCCGGACACGGCGGCGTGTCGGGCCGCTACGCGTCGTGGCGCGAGCGCGCGTTCGCGTACGCGTGGGTCATCGACCGGGCCAAGGCGCACCCGACGGGCGAGTAGTGGGGCGAGGTCAAGCGCCGCGGGGTCGGCCCGCGGCGGGCTCGCCGTCGCGCCAGCCCGACAGGCTCCGGCGCACCTCCTCGACCGTGGGGATGTCTCCGCCGGGCGGCCGGCGCGGTACGCCGTCGGCGCGCAGCGCGTCGAGGAAGAGATCCCGCTGCCGACGGATGACGACCTCGCGCACCGACTCGGGCAGCGCGAAGAGCGCCTGCAGCATGAGCGGCACGAAGATCGCGTCGGTCGCCTGGATGTCACGGCGGAGCGACCCCTCGGCCCATGCCCGGTCGATGGCGTGCAGCACGTCGGCCTCCCACCGCGGCGGGAGCGGGCGGAGTCGCCGCACGGTCGGGTCGATCGGGCGCAGCCACGGCCGATCGCGGTAGACGCCGGTCACGCCGTCGATGAAGGCGACGATCGCGTCCCACCCGGTGGGCGCCGCCTCGGCCGTGTCGCAGACCTGATCGAGGGCGTCCGCGGCCCGCTCGTACAAGCCCATCACGAGCGCGTCGCGATCGGCGAAGTTCCGGTAGAGGGTGCCGACGCCCACGCCCGCGCGGTCGGCGATCCGATGGATCGGCGCATCGACGCCGAGTTCGGCGAAGACCTCGCCGGCCGCGTCGAGGATGCGCTCGCGATTCGCGATCGCGTCGGAGCGTTTCGCGCGACGCCGCGCTGCTTGCCCCCGGACTCTTGCCCCCCAGACGGGGGATGGGGGCCATCTGTGTTCAGTGCCATTCTTCTCCTAAGTGGAATGGTACGTCCACATAAGGGGTTCTGCGATGAAGCGATCCGGCGTGTCCCGCGTGTTCACGAACTCGTCCTCCAAGAAGCGGCGGCGCTTCTCCGTGCTCCTCACCTTCACGGCCGCGGCGGCGCTCGTCACTCCGCTCGCCGCGACGCCGGCAGCGGCCGAAGAAGGCGACGACATCGTCATCGCGAGCTCCACAGTCCCATACCTCACGGCCGAGCCCGGCGTGATCAACAACATCATCGTCCTCGACGGCGGCGGCGTGCAGATCGGCAACTCGGCCACCCTTCCGGCCCCGCAGTGCGTGCCGCTCGACGGATCGGGCAGCAACGACCCGACCTCCGGCACGCTCTGCGTCGGCTCGCCGACGAACGTCGACCCGACCCCGCTGCAGGTCGGCGGCATCGAAGACTTCCTCTCGGCCGACGAGGCCGGCGCGTTCTCGGCGCTCGGGTGGCTCATGCAGGAGGCCAAGAACGCCGTCGCAGCCCTCTACGACGTCCCCGCCGACGGTCGCCTCTCGCTCTACGCGGGCGACCAGATCCGGGCCTACATGATCTCCCGCATCCTCGACATCGCCGACAAGGCCGTCTACGGCGTGGAACTCACCGCCAACGAACTGCTCGCACTCGAGTTCGTCGAGTCCAGGTTCGCCACTACCGACCAGAAACTGGCCCAGTGGGCGCTCGACGAGTACAACTCGTACCAGGCCGCCGAGTGCGGCTACACGCCTCCGGCGGCCCCCGCGTTCGTCACCGAACCCGTCGGCCTCCCGCAAGACGTCATCGCCTGGTGTGCGCGGCGCCACACGGTGCTCGAGAGCGCGTTCGTCTTCGCGCCGGCACTGCCCTCGGCCGCGCACTTCCGGGCGTGGGCCATGTACCGCCACTACGCCGAGCTCGGGCTCGATCGGCTCAACTCCCCCGCGATCCAGGATTCGCTCGGCGACACGAACCGCGCGATGCTCGCGTTGGGCGGCATCGGCGCCGCGGCGGGAGCCGCCGCCGTCGCAGGCGCCTCGATCGGGGCATCCGTCACCGCCTCCTCCTTCGTCGCCGGAGCGATCGCCTCGTCCGTCCTCACGCCGAGCTTCGCCGCCGGAACGGGAGCGTCGGTCACCTCGTCCGTCGCGATCTCCACCGTCGGCGCCGCAGCAGCGGCGGGCATCGTCGCGGTCGTCGTCATCGGTGTCGTCATCACGGCCGTGTCGATCTGGCAGCTCGTGGAGTACGAAGAGATCGGCCAGAGCCTCAGGGAGAGCCTCGAGGACGCGAACGACGCGGCGGACGACCCGTTCGGGCTGGAAGAGCTCTCCGGCGACTTCGCCGGCCTCCCCATTCGAACCGGCCTCACCGACGCGAACCTCCCGTCGTACCGCACGCCGGCGATGATCGCTCGGGTGAACGAGATCATCACGGGCGCGAGCACCAAGAAGTTCTCGGGCGTCTACCTGCCCGACGACGACACGTTGTGGGCCGACAACGCGACCACTCCCGACGACTTCCGGTTCTTCGTCACCGACTCCGCCGGGTCGCGCGTGCAGGACTCGCTTTCGATCCCCGTCGACGGGGTCGCCACGACCGTGCGGTTCAGCAAAGGCTGGATGATCACCGACACGGGCGACGGGGAGAAGCCCGGTCTCGAGTTCGGCTACGTCGACCCCGACGGCAACCGGGTGCTCGCCACCCGCGCGCCGGCATCGGTCGGCGGGTTCACGCTCACGACGATCACCCCCGACAACGAGTTCTCGAGTCGGGCCGACGACTCCGTGTCCTACCTCGACGCCGATGGCGGACTCGTGACCGCGACGCTCGTCGGGAACTCGACCTCCGAGCTCGGGGGCCCGGTCCCGACCGCCGTCGGGCCGCTCATCCCGGGACGCACGGTGATCCTCCGGCCGAACCCCGTCGACCTCGAGGGCCACTTCGATCTCGACCGCTACGCCACGGGGTACGACTACACGTGGACGATCCAGCGCTTCGACGTCGACGCCTCGCTCTGGTCGAACGTGCAGGACCCGGCGGTGGGCTACGACACCCGGTTCAAGCCGACCGAAGTGGGGCGGTACCGCGCGAGCGTGCTCATGCACGATACCGATCCGTCCGACGGCGTGGACGACGACGTGTGGGGGCTCGTCGAGTTCCAGATCGTGCCGCCGGTCGTCGAAGCCCTCGAACTCTCCCTCGCCGACGACGGCATCGACGGCCTGCAGGTCTCGGCGCAGTTCGGCGCGCAGATCCCTTCCGACGACTTCACCGTCAGCGTGCAGTGGCCCGCGAAGCTCGACGGCACGCCCGGCCCCGTCGCGGAGCTCGACCTGCCGTGCCTCACGATCGACCCCATGAGCTGCTCGACCGTGCGCACCGAGAACTTCCCCGAGCACCGTGCCGCACTCGCGTACACGCTCCCCGTCGATGCCGACACGAGCCGCGGCGTCGACGTGACGGTCACCGACCGGTTCGGCGCGAGCACGACCCGCCACTTCGAGATCGCGAACCCCGCGCGGCCCTCGCTCCTGCCGCCCGAGATCGCTCCCGCACCGACCCAGTCCGGCACGGTCGCGTACTCGGCCCACGGCATCTCGGTGCAGGTCCCCGTCGCCGTCGGCGGCGATCAGAACTACGAGGTCGCACGGATCGCCCCGGGTGCGGGCTCCACCGCCGAGTCGACCAACTTCGGCATCGTCGACCCCGCGACGGGACTTCCGGTCACGACCCTCGTGCTGCTCGACGGCAAGATCACGGTCACCGCCGCGTTCGACGATCCGAGCGGCGAGTGGGTGCTCATCGCACGGGCGATCGGAGACGTCGGCGACATCGGCGCGACCACGATTCCGCTCGTGGTGCAGCAGGCGGCCGGCGGCACGCGCGCGTCGTCGACGCTGACCGTCGAGTTCCTGCCGTCGGCAGGCAACCGGTTCCGTGCGGCGCTCGCACGTGACATCGAACCGCTCTCGACCGTCGAAGCGATGCCCCAGCTCGTGCCGTACCTCATCGGCGGCCAGACCGATTGGGGCGAGTACGCGGGCGACCTGTGCGTGAAGATCGAGTTCGTCACCTTCCCGCAGCCGCCCGGCGAACGCTGCGGCGCGCTCGCGACGTTCCTCGATGCCGACGAGCGATTCGCGGCACTCCCGCTCGCCGAGCTCTACCCCGGTGACGAGATCGATGGGCTGTACCGCGTCTCGACCTGGCTCGCCACCCCGGGTGAGCATGTCGACGAGACGGCCACGAGCCTCTCCTTCTACCTCGACGTGGCCGAACCCGAAGAGCCCGAGCCCGAGGAGCCCGAACCCGACCCGACGCCGCCGACGATCTCGGGCTTCGCGTGGAGCCAGAGCACCCGCACACTGTCGTTCACGGCCGCGCCCGGCCCCGACGGCTCGCCGATCGCAACCTACGCGTGCACGATCGATCGGCGGTCGACGCCGTGCCCCGACGCCTCCTCGGGCAAGTGGTCGGGCGCCTCGCTCGCACGCGGCAGCCACGTGTTCGGCCTGACGGTCACGACCGAGGCGGGACTGTCGACGCACGCCGACTACCGGTTCAACGTGACCTCGAACCCGCAGCCGCCGCAGCCGCCCGCCCCGCCGCAGCCGCCTCGCCCGGCGCAGATCATCGCGGTCATCGTCATCACGATCATCGGCTGGTTGCGGAAGCTGTTCGGCTGATCGAGAAGACCCGCGGCCGTCTGCCCGACGAGACGCCGTGTTCCAGCCCCGGCCGGGGCCGCCTCAACCTCGGCCGGGGCTTCTCAGCCCCAGCCGACGACGCTCAGCCCCAGCCGCCCCACGCGTCGTCGAGCTCGTCGCGCATCTCGCGCTTCGCGATGTGCTTGCCGAGTTCGCGTGCGAGGTCGTCGTTCAGCTCGCGCAGACGCTCGTCGCGCGCGAGCTCGTACTCGGCGTCGATCTCGATGACGGGCCACTCGCGGTCGAGCGCGCGCTCGATGACCGCGCCCACCTCGTCCCACGCGGCGTCGCGCGCCCGGACGGCCAGCACAGTCAGGTAGATGTCGTCGTCACGGAGCATCGCGAGCCGGTTGGAGATCTCGGCGTACACCTTCTCGCGGCGCCGCAGGTTGAGCGCGTCGGCGCGGTGGTAGTCGTGCTGGTGCTTCGACCGGCCGTCGCGATGGGCTGCGGCCTCGCGCTCGTCGGCCGACAGCTCGCTCGTCTCGTCGGACTCGCGGATGAGTTCGTAGAGCACCTCTCGCGCGGCAGCGCGCGCCCGTGCGGGATCGTAGGGTTCGTCGCCGCGGAGCGCCTGCACGACGAAGCGGTTCTTCAGGGCGAGGCGGGCCGCCGACTCTGCCATGAGCAGGCCGTCGTGCACCATCTCCTCGAAGGGGGCGGGCTGCACTTCGGGCAGCGCGGAGCGGTCGAACGGCTTGAACCGCTCCTGCTTTCGCTGCCAGGGCCACCGCACGTCGAACACCTCCAGCTCCGCCCGCGATCGCGAACGAGCCTACCGAGCGGCGTGCGTTCGCGCGCGGCCGGGAGAGTCGGGCGGATGCCTCGGAGCGCGGTGGTCGAGGAGCGAAGCGTCTCGAGACCCCGCGACCCTCAGGCCGCGCGGCTCGGGCAGTGCAACTGGGTGCGCGGCCCCGACCGATCGATGACGTGGTCGGGCATGGGCTCGCCGCAGAGCGGGCACGTCGGCACGGGTGCGGGGTGGTCGGCGTCGACGACGGGCTCGTCGTACGGGCCGAGGGGCGGCGGGCCGATGTACGGCAGGAGCTTGGCGTTCAGTCGGTCGATGAACCCCGCGTAGCCGCCGCGGCCGGCGGACTTCGCGGTGCGGGTCTTCGCTTCACGTCTCGGCATATCGTTAGTGTACTAACTATTAGCCTGCTTGCATACACATCGGCCAGAATGGACGGCATGAGCACCGAGACATCCGCGTCGCCCGAGACATCCGCAGCGCCCGTCGACCTGCTCGCGCTCGAGAACCAGGTGTGCTTCGCCCTCGCCGTCGCCGCCCGCGGCGTCATCGGCCTCTACCGGCCGATCCTCGAACCGCTCGGCCTCACCCACCCGCAGTACCTCGTCATGCTCGCCCTCTGGGAGCGCGATCCGCGCACCGTGCGCGACCTCGGCGACGCGCTCCAACTCGAACCCGCGACCCTCTCGCCGCTCCTGAAGCGCCTCGAGGCGCAGGGCCACCTCACCCGCACGCGCAGCGCGCGCGATGAGCGCGCCCTCGACGTCACCCTCACCGACACCGGCAGGCGCCTGCGCGAGCAGGCCCTCGGCATCCCGCCCCAGGTCGTCGACAAGCTCGGGATGTCACTCGCCCAACTCGGGTCGCTCCGCGACCGGCTCTCCGAGGTGATCGCCGCCGTGCAGCACGCGGGCTGAGCCGCCCGGCGTCGGCCGACCCTCTCCCGTGTCGGCACTCGCTGCCGGTGTCCGGCCGCCGACATCCGCGACGACTGCCGACACCCGCCGCGGGTCAGGCGTCGGGGTCGTACCCCGCGACGTGCCCCTCGGGCGACGGGAACTTCGCGACGAGGCTCGCGTCCTTGCCGCCGAGGCCCTCGGCGATGAGCGTGCGGAACTGGTCGAGCGCGATGCGCGCCGCAGGCGTGAGGAGACCGGATGCCTCGGCCGCCGCCACGGCGAAGGCGAGATCCTTCTCGGCGAGGGCGACCGCGAACGTCGCGTCGTAGTTGCGGTCGGCAGGGCTCGAGTCGACGACGCCGGGCGCCGGATACCAAGTGCGGAGGGGCCACGACTCCCCCGATGACACCGACGCGACCTCGTAGAACCGCTGCGGGTCGAGCCCGAGCGACGCCGCGAGCTGGGCCCCCTCGGCGACGCCGACGAGCGAGACGAAGAGCATGAGATTGTTCGCGAGCTTCGCGGCGATGCCCAGCGTCGGGTCACCGAGGTCGAAGACGTGCCCCGCCATCGGTTCGACGAGCGGACGCGCACGATCGACGGCGGATGCCTCGCCGCCGAGCATGAACGTCAGCGACCCCGCCTTCGCGCCCGCGATGCCGCCCGAGATGGGCGCGTCGACGAACGCGAACCCCCGGGCGGATGACTCGTCGTGGCACCACCTCGAGGTCGCGACGTCGACCGTCGACGTGTCGAGCAGGAGCGCGTGCTCGGGTGCGGACTCCCACACACCGCCCGCGCCTCCGTAGACCTCGCGCACGTGCTCGTTGCGCGGCAGCGACGTGAACACGGCGTCGGCTCCCGCGACCGCGTCGGCGATGCTCGACGCCGCCCGCACTCCGCTCGCGGCTGCCGCCGCGACCGCCGTCCCGTCGAGGTCGAACCCGCGCACCTCGTGCCCGGCTTCGACGAGGTGTCCTGCCATGGGACCGCCCATGTGTCCGAGCCCGATCCACGCGATGACCGCCATTGCCCCTCCCGACGCCGTCGTCCGTGGTTCCACGCTACGGCGCGCAGGCGCCGAGCGCACCCGGTGCGCGCCGTCAGAGCAGCAGCTGCCCGGCATCCTCGATCGGGCGCCAGCCTGCGGCGATCAGCGTCGGCGGGAATCGATCTGCATCGACGAGGTCGGGCATGACGAGCCCGGTGAGCGCCGCGATGTCGGCGATCGGCACCTGGAACGTGCGGAACGGCCCGAGCTCGGGCTCGCCGCCGTCGGACCGGCCGACATCGGGGTCGGACGCGCCCGCCCGCGCCCCGCGATCGAGCTCGTCGCGATCGAGGACGGGCGACTGGTCGAGCACGAACCCTGCCGCGGCGAGCGCGTCGCCCCGACGCCAGGCTGCGATCTTCCAGAACCGGAGCGGCACGCGGATGCCCCGATACGGCGGATCGCCCACCGCGAGCACGGGCGCCGTGAACACCGACAGCCGAAGATCGGCGGCGTCGGCGAAGGCGAGCACGTGGTCTTCGAGTCCGAGCCAGAGCTCTTTCGACTGGTTGAAGCCCGACGCCTGCGG comes from the Agromyces protaetiae genome and includes:
- a CDS encoding S9 family peptidase, whose product is MLTPPVTKKRPVTREHHGDVFVDDYEWLREKDDPEVVAHLHEENAYTKARTEHLTVLTEQVFEEIKARTKETDLSVPTREGDWWYFSRTVEGSEYGIHCRVPAAGPDDWEPPVTDVSDSPLPGEQVLLDENLEAEGHEFFSLGSFDVSGDGTTLLYGVDVDGDERYRLRLRALDGSGRVYDDVIEDTAAGATFDPTGRYVYYATVDEAWRPDTIWRHEVGTEASADVQVFTDPDERFWLGVGLTRSRKYVVIEAGSNITSETWLLDADDPMGEFTVVWPRKDGVEYDVEHVVAGGKDRLLITHNDGAVNFELVSVAASDPQGPRRMLLPHSEEMRIEGVDAFRDFVALEYRRDGLPRVAVAKVPPQGLPADATPDDTLHELVFDEALSAAGLSGNPSWEQPLLRIGYGSFVTPSTVIDVVVETGERIVRKQQPVLGDYDPTAYTQRRDWAEASDGALVPISLVYRTDLVEPGTPAPTLLYGYGSYEYSIDPGFSIARLSLLDRGIVFAVAHVRGGGELGRLWYEHGKKLEKKHTFSDFVAVARHLVDTDVTAPDRLVAQGGSAGGLLMGAVANLAPKLFSGILAEVPFVDALTSILDPDLPLTVIEWDEWGNPLDDPEVYAYMKSYSPYENVHDGHHGSSYPPILAVTSLNDTRVLYVEPAKWVAKLRECGADALLKIEMAAGHGGVSGRYASWRERAFAYAWVIDRAKAHPTGE
- a CDS encoding TetR/AcrR family transcriptional regulator produces the protein MGVGTLYRNFADRDALVMGLYERAADALDQVCDTAEAAPTGWDAIVAFIDGVTGVYRDRPWLRPIDPTVRRLRPLPPRWEADVLHAIDRAWAEGSLRRDIQATDAIFVPLMLQALFALPESVREVVIRRQRDLFLDALRADGVPRRPPGGDIPTVEEVRRSLSGWRDGEPAAGRPRGA
- a CDS encoding MarR family winged helix-turn-helix transcriptional regulator, with the protein product MSTETSASPETSAAPVDLLALENQVCFALAVAARGVIGLYRPILEPLGLTHPQYLVMLALWERDPRTVRDLGDALQLEPATLSPLLKRLEAQGHLTRTRSARDERALDVTLTDTGRRLREQALGIPPQVVDKLGMSLAQLGSLRDRLSEVIAAVQHAG
- a CDS encoding NAD(P)-dependent oxidoreductase — protein: MAVIAWIGLGHMGGPMAGHLVEAGHEVRGFDLDGTAVAAAAASGVRAASSIADAVAGADAVFTSLPRNEHVREVYGGAGGVWESAPEHALLLDTSTVDVATSRWCHDESSARGFAFVDAPISGGIAGAKAGSLTFMLGGEASAVDRARPLVEPMAGHVFDLGDPTLGIAAKLANNLMLFVSLVGVAEGAQLAASLGLDPQRFYEVASVSSGESWPLRTWYPAPGVVDSSPADRNYDATFAVALAEKDLAFAVAAAEASGLLTPAARIALDQFRTLIAEGLGGKDASLVAKFPSPEGHVAGYDPDA
- a CDS encoding DNA/RNA non-specific endonuclease, whose product is MGFDARFLGVEAAMPRVGAADAPGCVVLDYVHFTVVLDSAARLARVTGVNVDGGSLVDLARGDDWELDERVPADWQAGPEVYRANDLDRGHLVRRRDPVWGAPAVAARANADSFRYPNAAPQASGFNQSKELWLGLEDHVLAFADAADLRLSVFTAPVLAVGDPPYRGIRVPLRFWKIAAWRRGDALAAAGFVLDQSPVLDRDELDRGARAGASDPDVGRSDGGEPELGPFRTFQVPIADIAALTGLVMPDLVDADRFPPTLIAAGWRPIEDAGQLLL